A stretch of the Denticeps clupeoides chromosome 6, fDenClu1.1, whole genome shotgun sequence genome encodes the following:
- the ap2b1 gene encoding AP-2 complex subunit beta: MTDSKYFTTNKKGEIFELKAELNNEKKEKRKEAVKKVIAAMTVGKDVSSLFPDVVNCMQTDNLELKKLVYLYLMNYAKSQPDMAIMAVNSFVKDCEDPNPLIRALAVRTMGCIRVDKITEYLCEPLRKCLKDEDPYVRKTAAVCVAKLHDINAQMVEDQGFLDSLRDLIADSNPMVVANAVAALSEISESHPNSNLLDLNPQNINKLLTALNECTEWGQIFILDCLSNYNPKDEREAQSICERVTPRLSHANSAVVLSAVKVLMKFLELLPKDSDYYITLLKKLSPPLVTLLSGEPEVQYVALRNINLIVQKRPEILKQEIKVFFVKYNDPIYVKLEKLDIMIRLASQANIAQVLAELKEYATEVDVDFVRKAVRAIGRCAIKVEQSAERCVSTLLDLIQTKVNYVVQEAIVVIRDIFRKYPNKYESIIATLCENLDSLDEPDARAAMIWIVGEYAERIDNADELLESFLEGFHDESTQVQLTLLTAIVKLFLKKPSETQELVQQVLSLATQDSDNPDLRDRGYIYWRLLSTDPVTAKEVVLSEKPLISEETDLIEPTLLDELICHIGSLASVYHKPPNAFVEGSHGIHRKHLPIQHGSIDTGESPVSSGPAAPVDQPQVIPSQGDLLGDLLNLDLGPPVNVPQVCSMQMGAVDLLGGGLDSLLGGDVGGGVGGSPAVGQNYIPSSVPSTFAPSPTPAALSSGLNDLFELSSSMSITTGGFVAPKAVWLPAAKAKGLEISGTFSRRQGHMYMDMSFTNKALQHMTDFAIQFNKNSFGMIPTTPLAVHTPLMPNQSIDISLPLNTIGPVMKMDPLNNLQVAVKNNIDVFYFSCLIPLSIFFVEDGKMERQVFLATWKDIPNENELQYQIKECHLNADTVSGKLQNNNIYTIAKRNVEGQDMLYQSLKLTNGIWILAELRIQPGNPNYTLSLKCRAPEVSQYVYQMYDSVLKN, encoded by the exons ATGACCGACTCAAAATACTTTACAACTAACAAGAAAG gggAGATCTTTGAGCTGAAGGCAGAGCTGAATAAtgagaaaaaagagaagaggaaagagGCAGTGAAAAAGGTCATCGCTGCCATGACTGTGGGGAAAGATGTGAG CTCTCTCTTCCCGGATGTGGTGAACTGCATGCAGACGGACAACTTGGAACTGAAGAAGCTAGTTTACCTCTACCTGATGAACTATGCCAAGAGTCAGCCTGACATGGCCATCATGGCTGTCAACAGCTTTGTCAAG GATTGTGAGGACCCCAACCCTCTGATCCGGGCCCTGGCAGTGCGTACGATGGGCTGTATCCGTGTGGACAAAATCACAGAATATCTGTGTGAACCACTGAGGAAGTGTCTGAAAGATGAGGACCCTTATGTGAGGAAGACGGCTGCTGTGTGTGTCGCTAAGCTACATGACATTAATGCTCAGATGGTGGAGGACCAAGGCTTTCTGGACTCGCTGAGGGACCTTATTGCAGACTCTAACCCCATG GTGGTGGCTAATGCTGTTGCCGCACTCTCAGAGATCAGCGAGTCCCATCCGAACAGCAACCTGCTGGATTTGAACCCCCAGAACATCAACAAGCTCCTGACGGCCCTGAACGAGTGCACCGAGTGGGGCCAGATATTCATTCTGGACTGCCTGTCCAATTACAACCCTAAAGATGAGCGTGAAGCCCAGAG TATATGTGAGCGTGTTACCCCACGCCTCTCCCATGCCAACTCTGCAGTGGTGCTGTCTGCTGTCAAGGTGCTGATGAAGTTCCTGGAGCTCCTGCCCAAAGACTCTGACTACTACATAACCCTGCTGAAGAAACTGTCCCCTCCGCTGGTCACTCTGCTCTCCGGAGAGCCGGAGGTGCAGTACGTGGCCTTGCGGAACATCAACCTCATTGTGCAGAAGAG GCCTGAGATCTTAAAACAGGAAATTAAGGTTTTCTTTGTCAAATACAATGACCCTATCTACGTCAAACTGGAGAAGCTGGACATCATGATCCGCCTGGCTTCCCAGGCCAACATTGCTCAG GTCCTGGCTGAGCTGAAGGAGTATGCCACCGAGGTGGACGTGGATTTTGTCCGCAAGGCGGTGAGAGCCATTGGACGATGTGCCATCAAAGTGGAG CAATCTGCTGAGCGCTGTGTGAGCACGCTGCTGGACCTCATTCAGACTAAAGTCAATTACGTCGTGCAGGAGGCCATCGTTGTCATCAGGGACATCTTCCGCAAGTACCCAAACAA ATATGAAAGCATCATTGCCACCCTCTGTGAGAACCTGGACTCCCTGGATGAGCCGGACGCGCGTGCTGCCATGATCTGGATTGTGGGCGAGTACGCGGAGAGGATTGACAATGCGGATGAGCTGTTGGAGAGCTTCCTTGAGGGTTTCCATGATGAAAGCACTCAG GTTCAGCTGACCCTACTGACCGCCATAGTCAAGCTCTTCCTCAAGAAGCCATCTGAGACACAGGAACTGGTGCAGCAGGTGCTTAGCCTGGCCACACAG GACTCAGACAATCCAGATCTGCGTGACCGAGGCTACATCTACTGGCGTCTGCTGTCCACCGACCCGGTAACGGCCAAAGAAGTCGTTCTGTCGGAGAAGCCACTGATCTCAGAGGAGACGGATCTGATTGAGCCAACATTGCTAGATGAGCTCATCTGCCATATCGGCTCCCTGGCATCAGTCTACCACAAACCACCCAATGCCTTTGTGGAGGGCAGCCATGGGATCCACCGGAAACACCTGCCGATCCAACATGGCAG CATTGATACTGGGGAAAGTCCGGTGAGCTCAGGCCCTGCTGCACCCGTGGATCAGCCGCAGGTCATCCCCTCACAGGGTGACCTCCTGGGTGACCTGCTCAACCTTGACCTGGGCCCTCCAGTCAATGTGCCTCAGGTTTGCTCCATGCAGATGGGAGCAGTGGACCTACTAGGTGGAGGTCTGGACAGTCTG CTTGGTGGAGACGTTGGAGGTGGTGTTGGGGGAAGTCCAGCT GTGGGACAAAACTATATCCCCTCATCTGTGCCCAGTACGTTTGCCCCCTCGCCCACTCCAGCTGCTCTAAGCAGTGGGCTGAATGACCTGTTCGAGCTGTCCAGCAGCATGTCCATCACCACAGGAGGATTTGTGGCTCCTAAAGCT gtgtGGCTTCCTGCAGCAAAAGCTAAAGGGCTGGAGATTTCAGGCACCTTCTCCCGAAGACAGGGCCATATGTACATGGACATGAGCTTCACTAACAAAGCCCTGCAGCATATGACCGACTTCGCAATCCAGTTCAACAAAAACAG CTTTGGAATGATACCTACCACACCTCTGGCGGTCCACACTCCACTGATGCCCAATCAGAGTATTGACATCTCCCTGCCCCTCAACACCATTGGTCCGGTAATGAAGATGGACCCTCTCAACAACCTACAG GTAGCCGTGAAGAACAACATTGATGTTTTTTACTTCAGCTGTCTCATCCCTCTCAGTATCTTCTTTGTAGAGGATGGCAAAATGG AGCGTCAGGTCTTCCTGGCCACATGGAAGGACATCCCTAATGAGAATGAGCTTCAGTACCAGATTAAGgaatgtcatttaaatgcag acacTGTTTCTGGAAAACTCCAGAATAACAACATTTACACCATTGCCAAGAGGAACGTAGAGGGACAGGACATGCTGTACCAGTCACTAAAGCTCACCAATGGCATCTGGATCCTGGCTGAGCTTCGCATCCAACCTGGCAATCCCAACTACACT CTATCCCTGAAGTGTCGGGCGCCAGAGGTTTCCCAGTACGTTTACCAGATGTACGACTCCGTCCTGAAGAACTGA